The following are encoded together in the Elusimicrobiota bacterium genome:
- a CDS encoding SIS domain-containing protein, with translation MNSSRYEKNIFLQPSLIRPILDASRPLWMDDLKSQRIFFVGIGTSFHAAQIAKWLWRRHVSPNAEAVHSFDFTRMDQPVGPGDAVVLLSHRGSKSFSVEAAVKAHRAGAVTVAVTGRGGAWNENITHRVETCEMEDSGVFTKSFTTSMAWIARWINDPGLLEGFRLALAHLESGPEFPRFKPETDVVLIGDLAREWVAREISLKLQEAAYIRARPFGLEEFLHGPRVSVGPGSSVVAFTDRAEPRWEAVRQYLKLVEVPLLEVDGHGLPACASWLWQVFWGQRLTAAACRRLGVSPDSMRTQDPRYKKAKESLSL, from the coding sequence ATGAATTCCTCGCGCTACGAAAAGAATATTTTCCTCCAGCCCAGCTTGATCCGGCCCATTTTAGACGCTTCCCGCCCTCTTTGGATGGACGACTTGAAGAGTCAGAGGATTTTCTTCGTGGGCATCGGCACGAGCTTTCACGCGGCCCAGATCGCCAAATGGCTTTGGCGCCGCCATGTCTCCCCGAACGCCGAGGCGGTCCACAGCTTCGATTTTACCCGCATGGACCAGCCCGTGGGGCCCGGCGATGCCGTGGTTCTTCTTTCCCACCGCGGGAGCAAGTCCTTCAGCGTGGAGGCGGCGGTGAAGGCCCATCGGGCCGGGGCCGTGACCGTGGCCGTCACGGGCCGCGGCGGGGCTTGGAATGAGAACATCACTCACCGCGTGGAGACCTGCGAAATGGAGGATTCCGGGGTCTTCACCAAATCCTTCACCACCAGCATGGCCTGGATCGCGCGCTGGATCAATGATCCCGGGCTCCTGGAGGGCTTTCGCCTCGCTTTGGCCCATCTGGAAAGCGGCCCGGAATTTCCCCGATTCAAGCCCGAGACCGACGTCGTTCTCATCGGCGATCTCGCGCGCGAGTGGGTGGCCCGGGAGATTTCCCTCAAGCTCCAGGAAGCCGCTTATATTCGGGCTCGGCCCTTCGGCCTCGAGGAGTTCCTGCACGGGCCGCGCGTCTCGGTGGGCCCGGGGAGCTCCGTCGTCGCCTTCACGGACCGCGCGGAGCCGCGCTGGGAGGCGGTCCGTCAATATCTCAAGCTGGTCGAGGTCCCGCTTCTCGAGGTGGACGGCCACGGCCTTCCGGCCTGCGCTTCCTGGCTTTGGCAGGTCTTTTGGGGCCAGCGCCTGACCGCGGCGGCCTGCCGCCGGCTCGGCGTGAGCCCCGACTCCATGCGCACCCAGGACCCGCGCTACAAGAAAGCCAAGGAGAGCCTTTCGCTGTGA
- the ispG gene encoding (E)-4-hydroxy-3-methylbut-2-enyl-diphosphate synthase → MNPAETFPKHCLDLFSYRRRKTREVLVGTVGVGAGNPLRVQSMTTTDTLDVEATIRQSLRMAEAGCEIVRVTAPTVDDARALGKIKEGLLKAGVDVPLVADIHFSPAAAMEAADYVDKVRINPGNFVDTKRFAVVEYTDAQYREDLERIEERFTPLVLKLKRLKRAMRIGTNHGSLSDRIMNRYGDSPLGMVESALEFVRICEKNGYRDVILSMKASNPKVMIAAYRLLAARMADLGMDYPFHLGVTEAGDGEDGRIKSAIGIGSLLEDGIGDTLRVSLTEEPEREVPVCYALAGRFQRRPDEAPRPQAAALRHCPDLYNYSRRKSRAFRGGPFMLGGSQLVRAAVSVPPSARPEELLALLEGQLKKAQGADPEILEWTVRSPKDLAELKSAREALSGETSRLAFLGRFEGGLALLLEGLAFVDLVSYVSPDADIAAFLPAVKAREIPWLIEAESASRALELEARARAANIQTVLSLSGSDTSALIHEYRLLAAQAPNSPIHIRAPRRKDEETVVLESAVLMGSLLCDGIGDSVQIEADMPPLRNLELVYNVLQGAGVRITKTEFVSCPSCGRTLFDLQTTTERIKKQTGHLKGVKIAIMGCIVNGPGEMADADFGYVGGAPGKINLYVGKECVQKGIPAETADQALVDLIKTHGKWVDA, encoded by the coding sequence GTGAACCCGGCCGAGACTTTCCCCAAGCACTGCCTGGATCTATTCTCCTACCGCCGCCGCAAGACCCGAGAGGTGCTGGTGGGCACGGTCGGGGTCGGGGCCGGCAATCCCCTGCGCGTGCAGTCCATGACCACCACCGACACCTTGGACGTCGAGGCCACGATCCGCCAGAGCCTCAGGATGGCCGAGGCTGGCTGCGAGATCGTGCGCGTCACGGCACCCACCGTGGATGACGCCCGGGCGTTGGGCAAGATAAAGGAGGGGCTCCTCAAGGCAGGGGTGGATGTTCCTCTCGTGGCCGACATCCATTTTTCCCCGGCCGCGGCCATGGAAGCCGCCGACTACGTCGATAAGGTGCGCATCAACCCCGGCAATTTCGTTGACACCAAGCGCTTCGCGGTAGTGGAGTACACCGACGCCCAGTACCGGGAGGACTTGGAGCGCATCGAGGAGCGCTTCACGCCTTTGGTTCTGAAGCTCAAGCGCTTGAAGCGCGCCATGCGCATCGGCACCAACCACGGCTCGCTGTCCGACCGCATCATGAACCGCTACGGCGATTCCCCCCTGGGGATGGTGGAGAGCGCCTTGGAGTTCGTGCGCATCTGCGAGAAAAATGGCTACCGCGACGTCATCCTCTCCATGAAGGCCTCCAATCCCAAGGTCATGATCGCGGCCTACCGGCTCCTGGCCGCGCGCATGGCCGATCTCGGCATGGACTACCCCTTTCATCTTGGAGTCACCGAGGCCGGGGACGGCGAGGACGGGCGCATCAAGTCCGCGATCGGCATAGGCAGCCTATTGGAGGACGGGATCGGGGACACTTTAAGGGTGTCCTTGACCGAGGAGCCGGAGCGCGAGGTGCCGGTCTGCTACGCCTTGGCCGGCCGCTTCCAGCGCCGCCCGGACGAGGCCCCGAGACCCCAGGCGGCGGCGCTTAGGCATTGCCCGGACCTTTACAATTACTCCCGCCGCAAGAGCCGGGCTTTCCGGGGCGGTCCCTTCATGCTGGGCGGCTCCCAGCTCGTGCGCGCCGCCGTCTCGGTGCCGCCCTCGGCCCGCCCCGAGGAGCTCCTCGCCCTCCTGGAGGGCCAGTTGAAGAAGGCCCAGGGAGCCGACCCCGAGATATTGGAGTGGACGGTTCGAAGCCCGAAGGACTTGGCGGAGCTCAAATCGGCCCGCGAAGCCCTTTCCGGGGAAACCTCCCGGCTGGCCTTCCTGGGGCGCTTCGAGGGCGGTCTTGCCCTACTCCTTGAGGGGCTCGCCTTCGTGGATCTTGTCTCCTACGTGAGCCCCGACGCGGACATCGCCGCCTTCTTGCCGGCCGTCAAGGCCCGGGAAATCCCCTGGCTGATTGAAGCTGAAAGCGCCTCCCGGGCTCTCGAGCTCGAGGCGCGGGCGCGCGCCGCAAATATCCAGACGGTGCTGAGTCTTTCGGGCTCGGACACGAGCGCGCTCATTCATGAATACCGCCTTTTGGCGGCGCAGGCCCCCAATTCCCCCATCCACATCCGCGCCCCTCGCCGCAAGGACGAAGAGACCGTGGTCCTGGAGTCGGCGGTGCTCATGGGCTCGCTACTTTGCGACGGGATCGGAGACAGCGTCCAGATCGAGGCCGACATGCCCCCGCTGCGCAATCTCGAGCTTGTCTACAACGTCCTCCAGGGCGCTGGAGTCCGCATCACCAAAACCGAGTTCGTCTCCTGCCCCTCCTGCGGCCGGACCTTGTTCGACCTGCAGACCACGACCGAGCGCATAAAGAAGCAAACCGGGCACTTAAAGGGTGTCAAGATCGCCATCATGGGATGCATCGTCAACGGCCCAGGCGAGATGGCCGACGCGGACTTCGGCTACGTGGGCGGCGCTCCGGGCAAGATCAACCTCTACGTCGGCAAGGAATGCGTCCAGAAGGGCATCCCCGCCGAAACCGCCGACCAGGCCCTCGTCGACCTCATCAAAACCCACGGCAAATGGGTAGACGCCTAG
- a CDS encoding VOC family protein, producing MTALPAPTLGIRHVALKVGNLKKMEGFYAEVLGYRVEWRPDPENVYLSLGPDNLALHQAPVEGAGALDHFGIFLKAPEDVDAWAAHLIGQGYALLKEPKTHRDGTRSFYVNDPEGNTIQFLHHPALRS from the coding sequence ATGACGGCCCTCCCCGCTCCCACCCTCGGCATACGGCACGTCGCCCTCAAGGTTGGAAATCTCAAGAAAATGGAGGGATTCTATGCCGAAGTTCTTGGCTACCGGGTGGAGTGGCGGCCGGACCCCGAGAACGTCTACCTTTCCCTCGGCCCCGACAATCTGGCTTTGCACCAAGCCCCGGTCGAGGGCGCGGGCGCTCTAGATCACTTCGGGATATTCCTGAAGGCCCCGGAGGACGTGGATGCTTGGGCCGCCCATCTAATAGGCCAGGGCTATGCGCTTCTAAAGGAGCCGAAAACCCACAGAGATGGGACGCGCTCCTTCTACGTCAACGATCCGGAGGGCAATACCATTCAGTTCCTACACCACCCAGCACTCAGGTCCTAA
- a CDS encoding GNAT family N-acetyltransferase, with the protein MSHSDKLEGRLVVLTPPETRHIPAVREILSDLKTMECLRYMAHAPKGWTRNEVQERFGKQRKGRRQETELHFIVQSRDSGRIAGSCGFNILDLKHRYGNFGIILHHPFWGLGLAAECHLLCFQYAFDKLGLHRVDMGTFVENKRMRKFFENLGIRMEGVQRERFLEGGIYKDNVIYALFEKDWPKAKKILEKKISKQIARRKHSFGAACGNISFRS; encoded by the coding sequence ATGAGCCATTCCGACAAATTGGAGGGAAGATTGGTTGTTTTAACTCCTCCCGAGACCCGACATATTCCCGCGGTTCGGGAAATCCTCAGTGATTTGAAAACTATGGAGTGCTTGAGGTACATGGCGCATGCTCCCAAGGGTTGGACGCGAAACGAGGTTCAGGAGCGGTTTGGAAAACAGCGGAAGGGCCGACGCCAAGAGACTGAACTGCATTTCATCGTTCAATCGCGAGATTCCGGTCGAATCGCCGGATCCTGCGGCTTCAATATTCTGGATTTAAAGCACCGCTACGGGAATTTTGGGATCATACTTCATCATCCTTTCTGGGGGCTGGGACTGGCGGCGGAATGCCATCTTCTCTGTTTTCAATACGCTTTTGACAAGCTGGGGCTTCATCGCGTTGATATGGGGACATTCGTGGAAAACAAGAGGATGCGCAAGTTCTTCGAAAATCTCGGGATTAGAATGGAAGGAGTTCAACGCGAACGTTTTCTTGAGGGCGGCATTTACAAAGACAACGTCATCTACGCGTTATTTGAGAAAGATTGGCCTAAAGCGAAAAAAATTTTAGAAAAGAAGATTTCCAAGCAAATTGCTCGGAGAAAACATTCTTTCGGGGCTGCATGCGGAAATATTAGTTTCCGATCGTAA
- a CDS encoding glycerophosphodiester phosphodiesterase, whose protein sequence is MMKPLAGLLLLIVASVTPAAATPTTAPLRGWFVHETPFELARSAAILERAKELNPGLEIIVHQAWEVLPMAPQALARRLSSERVSFVLSANPAIRRSFEALRGAGLSEGVDFGLATRREIMLEGRPGLPKLAGSRIEPKKYLFIGENSAAPRLAAGLSGSRLAWRQLADTALHCSWPGEDERIPRPWFDPRQHRDARKLAAFLEYKEIDVLIVEDPRALKLAWLMQTLGYHEALAVVPTGRAAAFNPWRSPVVAHYSGNSLKAAEAAARLQPVPTLDLDLRALPGGKEGEYRFIARHDENPAAGRAAPLVEDVLKLVASAGAEVQIELKDNAGEFPGVEGEVLALLRREGLLSQAWLSSFDLVTLGNLRALDPSARLGYLPSSLGKGWLSFIRGLLGRSARSMGRGLRESQAQSLHLLWTNVIFRPWLINYFQRRGFEVWIYTVNNRLLFWLMRRLGADRIFTDRPERFSRED, encoded by the coding sequence ATGATGAAGCCTCTCGCTGGACTTCTCTTGTTAATCGTGGCGTCCGTGACGCCCGCCGCAGCGACACCAACCACGGCCCCGCTCCGGGGCTGGTTCGTCCATGAAACCCCTTTCGAGCTGGCGCGCTCGGCGGCGATACTCGAGCGGGCCAAGGAGCTCAACCCTGGCCTTGAGATCATCGTCCACCAGGCCTGGGAAGTCCTGCCCATGGCACCCCAGGCTTTGGCCCGGCGACTGAGCTCGGAGAGGGTCTCTTTCGTGCTCTCAGCCAACCCCGCGATCCGCCGCTCCTTTGAGGCCCTGCGCGGAGCGGGTCTTTCCGAGGGCGTTGATTTTGGGCTGGCCACCAGGCGTGAGATCATGTTGGAGGGACGTCCTGGGCTCCCGAAGCTGGCAGGTTCAAGGATTGAGCCCAAGAAATATCTGTTCATAGGGGAAAACTCGGCCGCGCCTCGACTCGCGGCCGGGCTTTCGGGCTCGCGCCTGGCCTGGCGCCAGCTCGCCGACACCGCGCTCCATTGCTCTTGGCCCGGGGAGGACGAGAGGATCCCGCGGCCCTGGTTCGATCCGCGCCAACACCGGGACGCCCGCAAGCTCGCGGCCTTCCTCGAGTACAAAGAAATAGACGTTCTGATCGTGGAGGACCCGCGCGCGCTCAAGCTCGCTTGGCTCATGCAGACGCTGGGCTATCACGAGGCCTTGGCGGTGGTGCCGACCGGCCGCGCGGCCGCCTTCAACCCTTGGAGAAGCCCCGTGGTCGCGCATTACTCGGGCAACAGCCTTAAAGCAGCCGAGGCCGCGGCGCGCCTGCAGCCGGTCCCAACCCTTGATCTCGATTTGCGCGCGCTGCCCGGCGGCAAAGAGGGAGAGTACCGCTTCATCGCCCGGCATGACGAGAACCCCGCCGCGGGCCGCGCCGCTCCACTGGTCGAAGACGTCTTGAAGCTTGTCGCCTCGGCTGGGGCCGAGGTCCAGATCGAGCTCAAGGACAACGCCGGGGAATTTCCCGGCGTTGAAGGAGAGGTCCTAGCTCTCCTGCGGCGAGAAGGACTTCTCTCCCAGGCCTGGTTGTCTTCTTTCGATCTCGTCACTCTCGGGAATTTGCGCGCCCTGGACCCGAGCGCGCGGCTGGGCTATCTGCCCTCGAGCCTCGGGAAGGGCTGGCTTTCCTTTATCCGAGGCCTCCTGGGCCGATCCGCCCGCTCCATGGGGCGGGGTTTGCGGGAAAGCCAGGCCCAATCTTTGCACCTGCTCTGGACCAACGTGATTTTCCGCCCCTGGCTCATCAACTATTTCCAGAGGCGGGGCTTTGAAGTCTGGATTTACACAGTTAATAATCGGCTTCTCTTCTGGCTCATGCGCCGGCTGGGGGCCGACCGCATATTCACGGACCGTCCCGAGCGGTTTAGTCGCGAAGATTAA